In Thermomonas carbonis, a single genomic region encodes these proteins:
- a CDS encoding general secretion pathway protein GspJ yields the protein MRRAAGFSTALARSPRAFSRPGGSAAKTAGFTLLEVLLATSLLAAAMALGFATLRAAAATAQRGEAIAERNERIRAVSDFLRRRIGGAQGVVFELDPGTGASKRFEGDANSMRFVADLPDYLGRGGPHLHALGVGRGAEAGLGLLIDFRMVQAGQLVPGSAARPPEPLAEGLRQVRFAYRSLTGNGEFGPWEAVWEDPAKLPLQVRVQIVDGRGPWPDLVVALPVAGSFATLGDAQQ from the coding sequence ATGCGCCGCGCCGCCGGCTTCAGTACGGCCCTCGCGCGCAGCCCTCGGGCGTTCAGCCGGCCAGGCGGCAGTGCCGCCAAAACGGCCGGCTTCACCTTGCTGGAAGTGCTGCTGGCGACCAGCTTGCTGGCGGCTGCGATGGCGCTCGGCTTCGCCACCCTGCGTGCGGCCGCTGCCACCGCGCAGCGCGGCGAGGCGATCGCCGAACGCAACGAACGCATCCGCGCCGTCTCCGATTTCCTGCGCCGGCGCATCGGCGGGGCGCAGGGCGTCGTCTTCGAACTCGATCCCGGCACCGGCGCGTCGAAGCGTTTCGAGGGCGATGCAAATTCGATGCGCTTTGTCGCCGACCTGCCGGATTACCTCGGGCGTGGTGGGCCGCATCTGCACGCGCTGGGCGTCGGCCGCGGTGCCGAGGCCGGGCTCGGCCTGCTGATCGATTTCCGCATGGTGCAAGCCGGCCAACTCGTCCCCGGCAGCGCCGCCCGCCCGCCTGAACCGCTGGCGGAGGGCCTGAGACAGGTGCGCTTCGCCTATCGCTCGCTCACCGGCAACGGCGAGTTCGGCCCCTGGGAAGCCGTTTGGGAAGACCCGGCAAAACTGCCGCTGCAGGTGCGCGTGCAAATCGTCGATGGGCGCGGCCCGTGGCCCGATCTGGTGGTCGCGTTGCCGGTCGCGGGTAGCTTCGCCACCCTCGGGGATGCCCAGCAATGA
- a CDS encoding general secretion pathway protein GspK produces MSRSRGAALLLVMWLVLLLSGLVAGYAMSARIESLQGNGAARGVVAGEAARAGVELAVSRLLEQDPTQRWAADGRAYKMPFGRAAVSVVILDEAAKIDLNAAAPTLLAGLFEELGEPRERAARLAAAIVDWRDPDNLSQPAGGAEDPAYASAGLAWGAKDAPFDSVAELAQVLGIRPALVAAAVPHLTVYSSNATPDANIADPVVLAAMGLQPRSAPIDPDAPPASAGSGTYSIDSRARLPDGRSAHLSVVLRMGGNALPGSTYTPLRWQAGSDAR; encoded by the coding sequence ATGAGCCGGAGTCGGGGCGCGGCGTTGTTGCTGGTGATGTGGCTGGTGCTGCTGCTGAGCGGGCTGGTCGCCGGTTATGCGATGTCGGCACGGATCGAGTCCTTGCAGGGCAATGGCGCGGCGCGGGGCGTGGTCGCCGGAGAGGCCGCGCGGGCCGGCGTGGAGCTCGCGGTATCGCGCCTGCTGGAACAGGATCCGACGCAGCGCTGGGCGGCCGATGGCCGCGCCTACAAGATGCCGTTCGGGCGCGCTGCGGTCTCGGTCGTGATCCTCGATGAAGCGGCCAAGATCGACCTCAATGCCGCCGCCCCGACCTTGCTGGCCGGCCTGTTCGAGGAACTCGGCGAACCGCGCGAGCGCGCCGCGCGCCTGGCCGCTGCGATCGTCGACTGGCGTGACCCCGACAACCTCAGCCAGCCCGCCGGTGGTGCCGAGGATCCGGCCTATGCCTCCGCCGGCCTGGCCTGGGGCGCGAAGGACGCACCGTTCGACAGCGTGGCCGAACTAGCCCAAGTGCTGGGCATCCGTCCGGCGTTGGTCGCGGCCGCCGTACCGCACCTCACCGTGTATTCCAGCAACGCCACACCTGACGCGAACATCGCCGATCCGGTCGTGCTGGCGGCGATGGGCCTGCAGCCGCGGAGCGCACCGATCGACCCGGATGCGCCACCAGCAAGCGCCGGCAGCGGCACGTATAGTATCGATAGTCGTGCCCGACTCCCCGATGGTCGCAGTGCACATCTGTCGGTAGTCCTGCGAATGGGAGGCAACGCTTTGCCCGGATCGACGTACACGCCGCTGCGTTGGCAGGCGGGGAGCGACGCACGGTGA
- a CDS encoding PilN domain-containing protein, which yields MPARLGNAGVGLRGFIAWWSAGLRAWLPLRWQHLLSANGDRVLLQVQGDGVQLRRQRADSVQDVAMLPLQVHGAADGRDPLAGVLADAAAELPRWLVLPASQGLRRPLLLPAAARERLRDMLAFEIERQTPFAAADVVHDGRLLGVREDGQLQVELVVVPRRALDAQMTQLGAMTATLAGVDLLDAEGRTLGVNLLPPAQRLQERNPWRVWNLILGAVALLALGLALAQVVDNRRAAADALQAEVASRSTQARAVAEQRQRLVDAVEGGAYLQRQRNGRASVIEVIDALSPRLPDGTYLEKLSIEGEQLTLLGLSNQAAALVGKLEGAPQWDLPALSGALQTDPRTRMDRFTIVAQLRGTAAEKSTDKQGAAGGAR from the coding sequence ATGCCTGCACGCCTGGGCAATGCCGGGGTTGGCCTGCGCGGGTTCATCGCCTGGTGGAGCGCCGGCCTGCGCGCCTGGCTGCCGCTGCGGTGGCAACACCTGCTGTCCGCCAATGGCGACCGCGTATTGCTGCAGGTGCAGGGCGATGGCGTGCAGTTGCGCCGCCAGCGCGCCGACAGCGTGCAGGACGTGGCGATGTTGCCGCTGCAGGTGCACGGTGCCGCCGATGGCCGCGATCCGCTGGCCGGGGTACTGGCCGATGCCGCCGCGGAGTTGCCGCGCTGGCTGGTGTTGCCGGCGTCGCAGGGGCTGCGCCGTCCGTTGTTGTTGCCGGCCGCCGCGCGCGAACGTCTGCGCGACATGCTGGCCTTCGAGATCGAACGACAGACCCCATTCGCCGCTGCCGACGTGGTCCACGACGGCCGCCTGCTGGGCGTGCGCGAGGACGGCCAGTTGCAGGTCGAACTGGTGGTGGTGCCGCGCCGCGCGCTGGACGCGCAGATGACGCAACTCGGCGCGATGACGGCAACCCTGGCCGGCGTGGATCTGCTGGATGCCGAGGGCCGTACGCTCGGGGTGAACCTGCTGCCGCCGGCGCAACGTCTGCAGGAGCGCAATCCGTGGCGCGTGTGGAACCTGATCCTGGGCGCGGTCGCGCTGCTGGCACTTGGCCTTGCGCTGGCGCAGGTGGTCGACAACCGCCGCGCCGCCGCCGATGCCTTGCAGGCCGAGGTCGCATCGCGCAGCACTCAGGCCCGCGCCGTCGCCGAACAGCGCCAGCGCCTGGTGGATGCGGTCGAAGGCGGCGCCTACCTGCAGCGCCAGCGCAATGGCCGCGCCTCGGTGATCGAAGTCATCGACGCATTGTCGCCGCGCTTGCCGGATGGCACCTACCTCGAGAAATTGAGCATCGAAGGCGAGCAGCTGACCCTGCTGGGCCTGTCCAACCAGGCTGCGGCGCTGGTCGGCAAGCTGGAAGGCGCGCCGCAATGGGACCTGCCTGCGTTGAGCGGTGCCCTGCAGACCGATCCGCGCACGCGCATGGATCGCTTCACCATCGTCGCGCAACTGCGTGGCACCGCTGCCGAGAAGTCCACCGACAAGCAGGGGGCCGCCGGTGGCGCGCGCTGA
- the gspM gene encoding type II secretion system protein GspM translates to MARADRDRWLALVLLLAVIGLVYLLLVHPLFTVPLREADARIAELRERDARVRSLLAQRPQIEQRLAELDARGGASGFLAEPTSELATAALIQQLERVVGEASPGNRGCAIVNRAPLSGDPPPGRYRRVTVQVRLRCGNAETLAVLHTLESTRPYLFVDMLSIAAQRYFAIPGSAQPQEGGLDVSFDLHGYLRPAPGVARAD, encoded by the coding sequence GTGGCGCGCGCTGACCGCGACCGCTGGCTGGCACTGGTCTTGCTGCTGGCGGTGATCGGGCTGGTGTACCTGTTGCTGGTGCATCCGTTGTTCACCGTGCCGCTGCGCGAGGCCGACGCCCGCATCGCCGAACTGCGCGAGCGCGATGCGCGGGTGCGCAGCCTGCTGGCGCAGCGTCCGCAGATCGAACAACGCCTGGCCGAACTCGATGCGCGCGGCGGCGCGTCCGGCTTCCTGGCCGAGCCCACCAGCGAACTCGCCACCGCCGCGCTGATCCAGCAACTGGAGCGCGTGGTCGGCGAAGCCAGCCCGGGCAACCGCGGCTGCGCCATCGTCAACCGCGCGCCGCTGTCCGGCGACCCACCGCCGGGCCGCTACCGCCGGGTCACCGTGCAGGTGCGCCTGCGCTGCGGCAATGCGGAAACCTTGGCGGTCCTGCACACCCTGGAGTCCACGCGTCCGTACCTGTTCGTCGACATGCTCTCGATCGCCGCGCAACGCTATTTCGCGATCCCCGGCAGTGCGCAGCCGCAGGAAGGCGGGCTGGACGTGAGCTTCGACCTGCATGGCTACCTGCGACCGGCACCGGGGGTGGCGCGTGCGGACTGA
- the gspD gene encoding type II secretion system secretin GspD, translating into MNLRPFLIASLLGLLAACASNPQPQIRHADRLPAGQAGQQVAGDDSGVSGIRRDVLEELGRDGPKPVIRRGSASPINQTAASAAPPSLVSSGQASFNFEGESLHAVVKAILGDMLGQSYNIAPGVQGTVTVATQRPVGAAGALSLLESVLAQNNARMVYSDGRYNIVTADQALTSGVVPRTGSTALARGFESRVVPLRFVSATEMEKILKPYARPNAIVSVDGARNMLTIAGTRAELDNYLRTIQVFDVDWMASMSVGVYPLQSGRASDVVQDLERVFGEEGKSPTAGMFRFMPLDSSNAVMVITSQPKYLDDIQQWIDRIEGGSGDGRLFSYELKYIKARDLADRLAEVFGGGSGNSGSESPSMMPGVGTTEISDAGIDDKSGTSSAAINSGLGDGGNLPNNRSGNGKVTLKVEGSEVGVSAVEDTNSLLVRANPSQWKSIREVIERIDVMPMQVHIEAQVVSVALKGALQYGVSWFFDNAVGSEAAGNLPYPTGRNSFGSYGGGVSNIPNVGNLLSWTFLGNNAAAIVSALDQVTDVRTLSAPSVFTQNNREASLNVGQRIPISSVSLNPGNGNENTYSSVQYLDTGIILKVRPRVTRDGLVFLDIVQEVSKPTGEADDNGNVRIDTSKVTTSALAPSGETIVLAGLISEGTNRNSTGVPGLSRIPWVGGLFGQQGQTKTRDELVVLITPTVVRNPMEARELTDEYGRRFRALDPIYKPKQ; encoded by the coding sequence ATGAACCTGCGCCCTTTCCTGATCGCCAGCCTGCTCGGCCTGCTGGCGGCCTGCGCCAGCAACCCGCAACCGCAGATCCGTCATGCGGACCGGTTGCCTGCGGGGCAGGCCGGCCAACAGGTTGCCGGCGACGATTCCGGCGTGAGCGGGATCCGCCGGGACGTATTGGAAGAACTCGGCCGTGACGGACCGAAGCCGGTGATCCGCCGCGGCAGCGCGTCGCCGATCAACCAGACGGCCGCCAGTGCGGCACCGCCGTCGTTGGTCAGCAGCGGCCAGGCCAGCTTCAACTTCGAAGGCGAGTCCCTGCATGCGGTGGTCAAGGCGATCCTGGGCGACATGCTCGGGCAGAGCTACAACATCGCGCCGGGCGTGCAGGGCACGGTCACCGTGGCCACCCAGCGTCCGGTCGGTGCCGCCGGTGCGCTGAGCCTGCTGGAAAGCGTGCTGGCGCAGAACAATGCGCGCATGGTCTACAGCGACGGTCGCTACAACATCGTCACCGCCGACCAGGCGCTGACCAGCGGCGTGGTGCCGCGTACCGGCTCCACTGCGCTGGCGCGCGGCTTCGAGTCGCGGGTGGTGCCGCTGCGTTTCGTCTCCGCGACCGAGATGGAAAAGATCCTCAAGCCATATGCGCGACCGAACGCCATCGTCAGCGTCGACGGCGCGCGCAACATGCTGACCATCGCAGGCACCCGCGCCGAGTTGGACAACTACCTGCGCACCATCCAGGTGTTCGATGTCGACTGGATGGCGAGCATGTCGGTGGGCGTGTATCCGCTGCAGTCGGGCCGTGCCAGCGACGTGGTGCAGGACCTGGAGCGGGTGTTCGGCGAAGAGGGCAAGTCGCCGACCGCCGGGATGTTCCGTTTCATGCCGCTGGACAGCAGCAACGCGGTGATGGTCATCACCAGCCAGCCGAAATACCTGGACGACATCCAGCAGTGGATCGACCGGATCGAGGGCGGCAGCGGCGATGGCCGCCTGTTCTCCTACGAGCTGAAGTACATCAAGGCGCGCGACCTGGCCGACCGCCTGGCCGAGGTGTTCGGCGGCGGCAGTGGCAACAGCGGCAGCGAATCGCCGTCGATGATGCCCGGCGTGGGCACCACCGAGATCAGCGACGCCGGCATCGACGACAAGTCCGGCACCTCCAGCGCCGCGATCAACAGCGGATTGGGCGATGGCGGCAACCTGCCCAACAACCGCAGCGGCAACGGCAAGGTCACGCTGAAGGTCGAAGGGTCGGAAGTCGGCGTGTCGGCGGTGGAAGACACCAACTCGCTGCTGGTGCGCGCCAATCCGTCGCAATGGAAGTCGATCCGCGAAGTGATCGAGCGGATCGACGTGATGCCGATGCAGGTGCACATCGAGGCGCAGGTGGTCAGCGTGGCGTTGAAGGGCGCGCTGCAGTACGGCGTCAGCTGGTTCTTCGACAACGCGGTGGGTTCGGAGGCGGCGGGCAACTTGCCGTATCCGACCGGTCGCAACAGCTTCGGCAGCTATGGCGGCGGCGTGAGCAACATCCCGAATGTCGGCAACCTGCTCAGCTGGACCTTCCTCGGCAACAACGCGGCGGCGATCGTCAGCGCACTGGATCAAGTCACCGACGTGCGCACGCTGTCCGCGCCCTCGGTGTTCACCCAGAACAACCGCGAGGCCAGTCTCAACGTCGGCCAGCGCATCCCGATCTCGTCGGTCAGCCTCAACCCGGGGAACGGCAACGAGAACACGTACAGCTCGGTGCAGTACCTGGACACCGGCATCATCCTCAAGGTGCGCCCGCGAGTGACCCGCGACGGGCTGGTGTTCCTCGACATCGTCCAGGAAGTCAGCAAGCCGACCGGCGAAGCGGACGACAACGGCAATGTGCGCATCGACACCAGCAAGGTCACCACCAGCGCGCTGGCCCCGAGCGGTGAGACCATCGTGCTGGCGGGCCTGATCAGCGAGGGCACGAATCGCAATTCGACCGGTGTGCCCGGCCTGAGCCGGATCCCGTGGGTCGGCGGCCTGTTCGGCCAGCAGGGCCAGACCAAGACCCGCGACGAACTGGTGGTGCTGATCACACCGACCGTGGTGCGCAATCCGATGGAAGCGCGCGAGCTCACCGACGAATACGGTCGCCGCTTCCGTGCGCTGGACCCGATCTACAAGCCGAAGCAGTGA
- a CDS encoding glycosyltransferase family A protein, with protein sequence MSLSGASLPIVLVPVGTNEDALDASLAALDASTPVGTRVWLADDAQVGPRGNAIIERWLAHTPLQAAHTRRASPIGDAAHLDEALRACGDADVAILASDARPTPGWLEHLHDCLARDPSIATATPWSNAGEAAAWPRIGEIVEVDASPARLARACAQLGNTHPSLPSAVTHAVLIRGAARARAGGLDPASYRSWYAALIDLSLRMSGLGGRNALCETAFVLREVEGKPAEGDMDALSVRWPAWHAQLAHFLMDDPLRALRERMAEALAGDDGTPPQPDLFADVP encoded by the coding sequence GTGAGCCTGTCGGGCGCGTCGCTTCCCATCGTCCTGGTGCCGGTCGGCACCAACGAGGATGCGCTCGACGCCAGCCTGGCCGCACTGGATGCATCCACGCCGGTCGGCACGCGCGTGTGGCTGGCCGACGACGCGCAGGTCGGCCCGCGCGGCAACGCGATCATCGAACGCTGGCTGGCGCACACGCCGTTGCAGGCCGCGCATACGCGACGTGCGTCGCCGATCGGCGACGCCGCGCATCTCGACGAAGCGCTGCGCGCCTGCGGCGATGCCGATGTCGCGATCCTGGCCAGCGACGCGCGGCCGACACCGGGCTGGCTGGAACACCTGCACGATTGCCTGGCACGCGATCCATCGATCGCCACTGCCACGCCCTGGAGCAATGCCGGTGAAGCGGCGGCATGGCCGCGGATCGGCGAGATTGTCGAGGTCGATGCCTCGCCGGCACGTCTCGCGCGCGCCTGCGCGCAACTCGGCAACACGCATCCGTCGCTGCCGTCGGCGGTGACCCATGCGGTGCTGATTCGCGGCGCGGCGCGTGCGCGAGCCGGCGGGCTGGATCCGGCGAGTTACCGCTCCTGGTATGCGGCGTTGATCGATCTGTCGCTGCGCATGTCCGGACTCGGCGGGCGCAACGCGCTGTGCGAAACCGCCTTCGTCCTGCGCGAGGTCGAAGGCAAGCCGGCCGAAGGCGACATGGACGCGCTGTCGGTGCGCTGGCCGGCCTGGCATGCGCAGTTGGCCCACTTCCTGATGGACGATCCGTTGCGTGCGTTGCGCGAACGCATGGCCGAAGCGCTCGCAGGCGATGACGGCACGCCACCGCAGCCGGATCTGTTTGCGGACGTGCCATGA
- a CDS encoding glycosyltransferase family 2 protein, which translates to MSGGDIAAIVVSYDSEETIDDCLSRLRAATGVVEIRVVDNQSRDGTLDIVQRHALADPRLRFIANPDNPGFAVGCNQGAADSRAPWLAFVNPDCLVEPDSLARMRAHAHRAVGFGEDGPRDLSEYFDAALRGQGGDVVLGADLVGEDGVRDTAARRRDPDFAAMLRDPSRAQLGIAIDPSQRVQAVDAVSGALMLMARGLFECIGGFDEHYRLHAEDLDLCRRARAEGAMVACANDVQVVHVRGVSSRSRPLFVEWHKHRGFWRYYRKFDAARDGAFVRATVFTMIWGRFPFAALRASLRRKTGLSS; encoded by the coding sequence ATGAGTGGCGGCGACATCGCCGCCATCGTGGTCAGCTACGACAGCGAGGAAACCATCGACGACTGCCTCTCGCGCCTGCGCGCCGCAACGGGCGTGGTCGAGATCCGCGTGGTCGACAACCAATCGCGCGACGGCACCCTGGATATCGTGCAACGCCACGCACTGGCTGATCCGCGCCTGCGTTTCATCGCCAATCCCGACAACCCCGGTTTTGCGGTGGGCTGCAATCAGGGCGCGGCAGACAGTCGTGCGCCGTGGCTGGCCTTCGTCAATCCGGATTGCCTGGTCGAACCCGATTCGCTGGCGCGGATGCGTGCGCATGCGCATCGGGCCGTCGGCTTCGGCGAGGATGGCCCGCGTGACCTCAGCGAGTATTTCGATGCGGCGTTGCGCGGGCAGGGCGGCGATGTCGTCCTCGGTGCCGACCTGGTCGGCGAAGACGGCGTGCGCGATACCGCCGCGCGTCGCCGCGATCCGGATTTCGCGGCGATGCTTCGCGATCCGTCGCGCGCGCAACTCGGCATCGCCATCGATCCGTCGCAACGGGTGCAGGCGGTCGATGCGGTTTCGGGTGCGTTGATGCTGATGGCGCGTGGATTGTTCGAGTGCATCGGCGGCTTCGATGAACACTATCGATTGCATGCGGAAGACCTCGACCTGTGCCGTCGCGCGCGCGCAGAGGGCGCGATGGTGGCCTGCGCGAATGACGTGCAAGTGGTGCATGTGCGCGGGGTGTCGTCGCGCTCGCGGCCACTTTTCGTGGAATGGCACAAGCACCGCGGCTTCTGGCGCTACTACCGCAAGTTCGATGCAGCGCGCGATGGTGCATTCGTTCGCGCCACGGTGTTCACGATGATCTGGGGGCGATTTCCGTTCGCGGCGCTGCGCGCCTCACTCCGTCGAAAAACAGGGCTGTCATCCTGA
- the pyrF gene encoding orotidine-5'-phosphate decarboxylase, with the protein MGFIEKLRDRWQASDSLLCVGLDPDPAKFPDVFVDDDDALFGFCRDIVDATAEYACAFKPQIAYFAAHNDGEAALQRLIAHINGAYPDIPVILDAKRGDIGNTAEQYAVEAFDRFGADAVTLNPYMGRDSAAPFLQRNDRGCVFLCHTSNPGARDFQELLVDGAPLYQHVARTIASEWNGDGNCALVVGATFPEELKIIRGIVGDMPLLIPGIGAQGGDVEATVRNGKTANGTGLMINSSRGILYASGGAGYADAAADAAKTLRDEINRHR; encoded by the coding sequence ATGGGCTTCATCGAAAAACTCCGCGACCGCTGGCAGGCATCCGACTCGCTGCTCTGCGTCGGCCTCGATCCCGACCCGGCGAAATTCCCCGATGTCTTCGTCGATGACGATGACGCGCTGTTCGGGTTCTGCCGCGATATCGTCGATGCCACCGCCGAATACGCCTGCGCGTTCAAGCCGCAGATCGCCTATTTCGCCGCGCACAACGACGGCGAGGCCGCGCTGCAGCGGTTGATCGCGCACATCAACGGCGCGTATCCCGACATCCCGGTGATCCTCGACGCCAAGCGCGGCGACATCGGCAATACCGCGGAGCAATACGCGGTCGAAGCCTTCGATCGCTTCGGCGCCGATGCGGTGACGCTGAATCCATACATGGGCCGCGACTCGGCCGCACCCTTCCTGCAGCGCAACGACCGCGGCTGCGTGTTCCTCTGCCATACCAGCAATCCCGGCGCGCGTGATTTCCAGGAGTTGCTGGTCGATGGCGCGCCGCTGTACCAGCACGTTGCCCGCACCATTGCCAGCGAGTGGAATGGTGATGGCAACTGCGCGCTGGTGGTCGGCGCGACCTTCCCGGAAGAATTGAAGATCATCCGCGGCATCGTCGGCGACATGCCGCTGCTGATCCCCGGCATCGGTGCACAGGGCGGCGACGTGGAAGCCACCGTGCGCAACGGCAAGACCGCGAACGGCACCGGCCTGATGATCAATTCCTCGCGCGGGATCCTGTACGCCAGCGGCGGTGCGGGTTATGCCGATGCGGCCGCGGACGCGGCGAAGACGCTGCGCGACGAGATCAACCGCCACAGGTAG
- the ettA gene encoding energy-dependent translational throttle protein EttA: MSQFIYTMQGVSKTVPPKRQIIKDISLSFFPGAKIGLLGLNGAGKSTVLRIMAGVDTDFTGEARPQPGIKVGYLEQEPRLNPEQTVREAVEEGVGEVLQAQAALDAVYAAYAEEGADFDALAKQQEKLEAILAAGDAHTLENQLEIAADALRLPPWDAIIGKLSGGEKRRVALCRLLLQKPDMLLLDEPTNHLDAESVEWLEQFLARYTGTVVAVTHDRYFLDNAAEWILELDRGRGIPWKGNYTDWLTQKDARLKQEESGEKARQKAIQKELEWSRQNAKGGRSKGKARLARMEELQSVDYQKRNETNEIFIPPGERLGNKVVEFKNVTKAYGDRVLIDDLSFSIPNGAIVGIIGPNGAGKSTLFRMITGQETPDSGSIDMGPTVKLAYVDQSREALTGNHNVFQEIAGGLDILNINGIEIQSRAYIGRFNFKGQDQQKMVGSLSGGERGRLHMAKTLLQGGNVLLLDEPSNDLDIETLRALEDALLEFPGNTFVISHDRWFLDRIATHILAFEGDSHVEFFQGNYREYEEDKKRRLGEAGAQPHRLRFKALK, translated from the coding sequence ATGTCGCAATTCATCTACACCATGCAGGGCGTCAGCAAGACGGTCCCGCCCAAGCGGCAGATCATCAAGGACATCTCGCTGTCGTTCTTCCCGGGCGCCAAGATCGGCCTGCTCGGCCTCAACGGTGCCGGCAAGTCGACCGTGCTGCGGATCATGGCCGGCGTGGACACCGATTTCACCGGCGAGGCGCGCCCGCAGCCAGGCATCAAGGTCGGCTATCTGGAACAGGAGCCGCGCCTGAACCCGGAGCAGACCGTGCGCGAGGCCGTCGAGGAAGGCGTGGGCGAAGTGCTGCAGGCGCAAGCCGCGCTGGACGCGGTGTATGCCGCCTACGCCGAGGAAGGCGCCGACTTCGACGCGCTGGCCAAGCAGCAGGAAAAGCTGGAGGCGATCCTCGCCGCCGGCGATGCGCACACCCTGGAGAACCAGCTGGAAATCGCCGCCGATGCACTGCGCCTGCCGCCGTGGGACGCGATCATCGGCAAGCTGTCCGGCGGCGAGAAGCGCCGCGTCGCGCTGTGCCGCCTGCTGCTGCAGAAGCCGGACATGCTGCTGCTCGACGAACCGACCAACCACCTCGACGCCGAGTCCGTCGAGTGGCTGGAACAATTCCTGGCGCGCTACACCGGCACCGTGGTGGCAGTGACCCATGACCGCTATTTCCTCGACAACGCCGCCGAGTGGATCCTGGAACTCGACCGCGGCCGCGGCATCCCGTGGAAGGGCAACTACACCGACTGGCTGACCCAGAAGGACGCGCGCCTGAAGCAGGAAGAGTCCGGCGAGAAGGCGCGCCAGAAGGCGATCCAGAAGGAACTGGAATGGTCGCGACAGAACGCCAAGGGCGGCCGCAGCAAGGGCAAGGCGCGCCTGGCGCGGATGGAAGAGTTGCAGTCGGTCGACTACCAGAAGCGCAACGAGACCAACGAGATCTTCATTCCGCCGGGTGAGCGTCTGGGCAACAAGGTGGTGGAGTTCAAGAACGTCACCAAGGCCTATGGCGACCGCGTGCTGATCGACGACCTCAGCTTCAGCATCCCGAACGGTGCCATCGTCGGCATCATCGGTCCGAACGGCGCCGGCAAGTCGACCCTGTTCCGGATGATCACCGGCCAGGAAACCCCGGACAGCGGCAGCATCGACATGGGCCCGACGGTGAAGCTGGCCTACGTGGACCAGAGCCGCGAAGCGCTGACCGGCAACCACAACGTGTTCCAGGAGATCGCCGGCGGCCTCGACATCCTCAACATCAACGGCATCGAGATCCAGTCGCGCGCCTACATCGGCCGCTTCAACTTCAAGGGCCAGGACCAACAGAAGATGGTCGGCTCGCTGTCCGGCGGCGAGCGTGGTCGCCTGCACATGGCCAAGACCCTGCTGCAGGGCGGCAACGTGCTGCTGCTCGACGAACCGTCCAACGACCTCGACATCGAAACCCTGCGCGCGCTCGAAGATGCGTTGCTGGAGTTCCCCGGCAACACCTTCGTCATTTCGCATGACCGCTGGTTCCTGGACCGCATCGCCACCCACATCCTCGCCTTCGAGGGCGATTCGCACGTGGAGTTCTTCCAGGGCAACTACCGCGAGTACGAGGAAGACAAGAAGCGTCGCCTGGGCGAAGCCGGCGCGCAGCCACACCGGTTGCGGTTCAAGGCGCTGAAGTAA